TTCAAGCTGCTATCTGGTTACATTAAAATCACATCTCAGTCTGACCAATGAGATTCCACCATTCTGTAGTATTGCAACTGTACTCAACAGCCCCCCACctctttaaaggggcactaaaccctgctgcacagcgcggctcaaccaaacgttactcagcagttgccggactacaaatcccagaataatgtaacatataatggagggtgaggcatgctgggagctgtagtccagcaacatcagggctgtattcttaaagcaatattgcacaataaaactttcccagctctctagggcccgcattggcagcattgaaatgcaaaagaatcctccaatgagaatcccagctgatctgtataaatccggctccctgttctctgttcctgcaattggagttgggagcaataagcacagtttcccagcactgaacaagtctgtccctttatccccatgtctgattcctgtgccatataatgacgggaaaatgacatcattatctctatatgtaaggtaccagcaaggggcctgacacagtgctgggaatcagcattctcattggccacttctcttgcatctttaattaagtctGTCATATCATAATCTGTATGAGGAAGGGGAAGACTAGAGCGAGGGCGATACATATGGAAACCCTTGTACGTTGGACTTGCCCGGCCACAGTCACATGACACGCCCTGGAACACATTTTTACATGACAATTCCTGAGAAGTGAGATAGCACAGCGAGGTAAGTACTTTCACTTTTACTTCTTTCTGCCGACTTTACTTTGCAGCTCAGAGACAGAGGAACAGAGATGGCTGGATATGAGAGACCCGCGGATCATGTGAGGGACTATATCCGGCGCTTCAGCCTTGATAACTGCGCTCTTGGGAGCCAGGGCTATAACCGAGTCCTCCTACAGCTGTTTGGGTATATGGGCCATGGCAAGTCCTCCCTCATCAACTCATGCAAGTACGTATTAGATGATGGGGAATATCACATTTATGCCAAAGCATCGGCTTCCCATAAGAGCGTCACTTACAGCAGAACAGCCTACCCCCTCACCGACACCATCACCATTGTGGATAACAGGGGGTGCGCTACGTTCAACGCGTATGAGACGGGAGAAATTTACGCCCAGCTGGGTAAGTGGCATTTGATAGAACTGAAAATGGTTGTATTATATTGCATAGCATAATATCTTTACACCTCAGtcatttctaatatccttattatttacagtagggggtacattatcccttataatacatgagtgatactcagagttccctgtataactcagcctgcagccttgtgcctttatatgggcacagaacccctcagtgactgctaatatccttatcatttacagtagggggtacattatcccttataatacatgagtgatactcagagttccctgtataactcagcctgcagccttgtgcctttatatgggcacagaacccctcagtgactgctaatatccttatcatttacagtagggggtacattatcccttataatacatgagtgatactcagagttccctgtataactcagcctgcagccttgtgcctttatatgggcacagaacccctcagtgactgctaatatccttatcatttacagtagggggtacattatcccttataatacatgagtgatactcagagttccctgtataactcagcctgcagccttgtgcctttatatgggcacagaacccctcagtgactgctaatatccttatcatttacagtagggggtacattatcccttataatacatgagtgatactcagagttccctgtataactcagcctgcagcctagtgcctttatatgggcacagaacccctcagtgactgctaatatccttatcatttacagtagggggtacattatcccttataatacatgagtgatactcagagttccctgtataactcagcctgcagccttgtgcctttatatgggcacagaacccctcagtgactgctaatatccttatcatttacagtagggggtacattatcccttataatacatgagtgatactcagagttccctgtataactcagcctgcagccttgtgcctttatatgggcacagaacccctcagtgactgctaatatccttatcatttacagtagggggtacattatcccttataatacatgagtgatactcagagttccctgtataactcagcctgcagccttgtgcctttatatgggcacagaacccctcagtgactgctaatatccttatcatttacagtagggggtacattatcccttataatacatgagtgatactcagagttccctgtataactcagcctgcagcctagtgcctttatatgggcacagaacccctcagtgactgctaatatccttatcatttacagtagggggtacattatcccttataatacatgagtgatactcagagttccctgtataactcagcctgcagccttgtgcctttatatgggcacagaacccctcagtgactgctaatatccttatcatttacagtagggggtacattatcccttataatacatgagtgatacttagaATTCTCCTTGGGGATTGCCGGTTGCTCACACAGTACAGGAGTAGGTACAATACACTGTTAGACTTCCCTATGAATGATCATAGCAAGCCTATGAATAAAACTGTTCCCTGTCTGTAGGTAACTTTATCCCTCTGAATCAGAGAGTTGAATGGACAAATAACTATATACAAATGATAAACAGATTGGAGGACTCAGAAATGGATCCTAATTTCACAGACTTTACTATTCCCGTGTTTGTTTACAGGTAAATATATTCagctatataaaatatttcagtaTATAATCTTGGTTATTGTCTTCCATATCTCACACTTGTTCACTCGTCTCTGTCTTATTTTACAGGCTAGAAATACACATTCCTATGCTTTATATACCATGTGTAACCTTCTTATTGTATCTGTTTGCAGCGTTAAAAAGGGACTCGCTGAAGGGGAGAAGAAAGAGACTAAAGAGTTCATTGACAACTGTCGGAAAATGACAGGTGGGTTTCCAACAGGAGAGTTAGTGCAGGATATCGTGAAAATTATTTCTGATCATGGAGCCAATgacataatgtatataatatataaagtgccccctattgtaaaatatagggatactagaagtcactgaggagttccatgatcatataaaagtacagtagggggcactttattcactatatattataaggaactcctcgaggacttataatatccctatatgttacaatagggggtactttattcactatatattataaggaactcctcggggacttataatatccctatatgttacaatagggggtactttattcactatatattataaggaactccttggggacttataatatccctatatgttacaatagggggcactttattcactatatattatatggaactccttggggacttataatatccctatatgttacaatagggggtactttattcactatatattataaggaactccttggggacttataatatccctatatgttacaatagggggcactttattcactatatattataaggaactcctcgggggcttataatatccctatatgttacaatagggggcactttattcactatatattataaggaactcctcggggacttataatatccctatatgttacaatagggggcactttattcactatatcagtgctgtccaacttgcgacccccctctgtgtggccccccacctgtctggctgctttgatggcttactcttgtgtaagctttaaatggtatcagtactgtgattaacttcccccccccctgcatggttctcacctcagattcaggctgtaatcaggctgtattgtttaaatatgtaatcccctgtgtttttcacaccttttagtttctgcattgttcaccccctgcagtgttcacacctcaggctcaggctgtaatcacccacattgttcccctgttcacacctcaggagcagtagaaacccacaaataatccctgcacactacaaaaagaacatatactgaggtggtactgcaattaaaaagtttttttaatatatagttattgtgcagactgtaggagcagtgccagcattgtgtcactgtaggctgcatgtgtgtgccatacacacaggcatcatagggcaagcagagtatggcacacacaggcagggtagggaaggcagagtatggcacacacaggcagagtatggcacacacaggcagggtagggaaggcagagtatggcacacacaggcagggtagggaaggcagagtatggcacacacaggcagagtatggcacacacaggcagggtagggaaggcagagtatggcacacacaggcagagtatagcacacacaggccaagtatggcacaaaccagccaagaatggcaaacacagtgaaagtatggcacactcaggcagagtatggcacacacaggcagggtagggaaggcagagtatggcacacacaggcagggtagggaaggcagagtatggcacacacaggcagagtatggcacacacaggcagggtagggaaggcagagaatggcacacacaggcagagtatggcacacacaggcagagtatggcacaaaccagccaagaatggcaaacacagtgaaagtatggcacacgcaggcagggtagggaaggcagagtatggaacacacaggcagggtagggaaggcagagtatggcacacacaggcagggtagggaaggcagagtatggcacacacaggcagagtatggcacacacaggcagggtagggaaggcagagaatggcacacacaggcagagtatggcacacacaggcagagtatggcacaaaccagccaagaatggcaaacacagtgaaagtatggcacacgcaggcagggtagggaaggcagagtatggaacacacaggcagggtagggcaggcagagtatggaacacacaggccaagtatggtatggcacacaggcaggcagagtatggcaggtttttgctgtactacaaccattaatatgggtatggtcatgtgataacatgggtgtggtttcaagtgggtgcggtttcaaaaaggggagtggtcaaaactggcttccattatcggccctccaccacgcaggtcgaaaaaattccggccctcagtcagtacaacagaagttggacagcactgcactatatattataaggaactcctcgggggcttataatatccctatatgttacaatagggggtactttattcactatatattataaggaactcctctgggacttataatatccctatatgttacaatagggggtactttattcactatatattataaggaactcctctgggacttataatatccctatatgttacaatagggggcactttattcactatatattataaggaactcctctgtgacttataatatccctatatgttacaatagggggtactttattcactatatattataaggaacccctcggggacttataatatccctatatgttacaatagggggcactttattcactatatattataaggaactcctcgggggcttataatatccctatatgttacaatagggggtactttattcactatatattataaggaactcctcggggacttattatatccctatatgttacaatagggggtactttattcactatatattataaggaactcctcggggacttattatatccctatatgttacaatagggggcactttattcactatatattataaggaactcctcggggacttataatatccctatatgttacaatagggggcactttattcactatatattataaggaactcctcgggggcttataatatccctatatgttacaatagggggcactttattcactatatattataaggaactcctctggggcttataatatccctatttgttacaatagggggtactttattcactatatattataaggaactcctcgggggcttataatatccctatttgttacaatagggggtactttattcactatatattataaggaactcctcgggggcttataatatccctatatgttacaatagggggtactttattcactatatattataaggaactcctctgtgacttataatatccctatatgttacaatagggggtactttattcactatatattataaggaactccttggggacttataatatccctatatgttacaatagggggcactttattcactatatattataaggaactcctcgggggcttataatatccctatatgttacaatagggggcactttattcactatatattataaggaactcctcggggacttataatatccctatatgttacaatagggggcactttattcactatatcagtgctgtccaacttgcgacccccctctgtgtggccccccacctgtctggctgctttgatggcttactcttgtgtaagctttaaatggtatcagtactgtgattaacttccccccccctgcatggttctcacctcagattcaggctgtaatcaggctgtattgtttaaatatgtaatcccctgtgtttttcacaccttttagtttctgcattgttcaccccctgcagtgttcacacctcaggctcaggctgtaatcacccacattgttcccctgttcacacctcaggagcagtagaaacccacaaataatccctgcacactacaaaaagaacatatactgaggtggtactgcaattaaaaagtttttttaatatatagttattgtgcagactgtaggagcagtgccagcattgtgtcactgtaggctgcatgtgtgtgccatacacacaggcatcatagggcaagcagagtatggcacacacaggcagggtagggaaggcagagtatggcacacacaggcagagtatggcacacacaggcagggtagggaaggcagagtatggcacacacaggcagggtagggaaggcagagtatggcacacacaggcagagtatggcacacacaggcagggtagggaaggcagagtatggcacacacaggcagagtatagcacacacaggccaagtatggcacaaaccagccaagaatggcaaacacagtgaaagtatggcacactcaggcagagtatggcacacacaggcagggtagggaaggcagagtatggcacacacaggcagggtagggaaggcagagtatggcacacacaggcagagtatggcacacacaggcagggtagggaaggcagagaatggcacacacaggcagagtatggcacacacaggcagagtatggcacaaaccagccaagaatggcaaacacagtgaaagtatggcacacgcaggcagggtagggaaggcagagtatggaacacacaggcagggtagggaaggcagagtatggcacacacaggcagggtagggaaggcagagtatggcacacacaggcagagtatggcacacacaggcagggtagggaaggcagagaatggcacacacaggcagagtatggcacacacaggcagagtatggcacaaaccagccaagaatggcaaacacagtgaaagtatggcacacgcaggcagggtagggaaggcagagtatggaacacacaggcagggtagggcaggcagagtatggaacacacaggccaagtatggtatggcacacaggcaggcagagtatggcaggtttttgctgtactacaaccattaatatgggtatggtcatgtgataacatgggtgtggtttcaagtgggtgcggtttcaaaaaggggagtggtcaaaactggcttccattatcggccctccaccacgcaggtcgaaaaaattccggccctcagtcagtacaacagaagttggacagcactgcactatatattataaggaactcctcgggggcttataatatccctatatgttacaatagggggtactttattcactatatattataaggaactcctctgggacttataatatccctatatgttacaataggggtactttattcactatatattataaggaacccctcggggacttataatatccctatatgttacaatagggggcactttattcactatatattataaggaactcctcgggggcttataatatccctatatgttacaatagggggtactttattcactatatattataaggaactcctcggggacttattatatccctatatgttacaatagggggtactttattcactatatattataaggaactcctcggggacttattatatccctatatgttacaatagggggcactttattcactatatattataaggaactcctcggggacttataatatccctatatgttacaatagggggcactttattcactatatattataaggaactcctcgggggcttataatatccctatatgttacaatagggggcactttattcactatatattataaggaactcctctggggcttataatatccctatttgttacaatagggggtactttattcactatatattataaggaactcctcgggggcttataatatccctatttgttacaatagggggtactttattcactatatattataaggaactcctcggggcttataatatccctatatgttacaatagggggtactttattcactatatattataaggaactcctctgtgacttataatatccctatatgttacaatagggggtactttattcactatatattataaggaactcctctggggcttataatatccctatatgttacaatagggggcactttattcactatatattataaggaactcctcgggggcttataatatccctatatgttacaatagggggtactttattcactatatattataaggaactcctcggggacttataatatccctatatgttacaatagggggcactttattcactatatattataaggaactcctcggggacttataatatccctatatgttacaatagggggcactttattcactatatattataaggaactcctcggggacttataatatccctatatgttacaatagggggtactttattcactatatattataaggaacccctctgggacttataatatccctatatgttacaatagggtcactttattcactatatattataaggaactcctcggggacttataatatccctatatgttacaatagggggtactttatatactatatattatatggaactcctcggggacttataatatccctatatgttacaatagggggtactttattcactatatattataaggaacccctctgggacttataatatccctatatgttacaatagggtcactttattcactatatattataaggaactcctcggggacttataatatccctatatgttacaatagggggtactttattcactatatattataaggaactcctcggggacttataatatccctatatgttacaatagggggtactttattcactatatattataaggaacccctctgggacttataatatccctatatgttacaatagggtcactttattcactatatattataaggaactcctcggggacttataatatccctatatgttacaataggtggtagggatgagcgaaaaaatGCGCCAGTGTTAGATTCGCGGCGAACTTTCACGATTCGCAGTGCGGCTCGTTTCGCCGTGCGGCAGAATTTTGTCGCACgacaacaaaaaaatctttgtggcGCGGTTTTTCTTGCCGAGCGCGGCCAAATTTTGTTGCGCGCGAGTAATTTTTGCCGCGAACGACCAATTTTAGTCGCGTGCAGGCAATTTTTGACGTGTGCGCCGATTTTCGCGCCGCGACGGAAAACTAGGGCGCACAACTTATTTCGCCGCGCGCAGAAATTACGCCGAGAAATGACGCCGCGACAAAATTTACGCCGCGCGACGAAAACAAAATTACGCCGCACGACAGATTAGTTTCGCGAATTtgtcgccgtttcgtgaattttttcgccgtttcgcgaaaaattcggcgaagcgaaacgggacaaattcgctcatcactaatagggggtactttattcactatatattataaggaactcctctgggacttataatatccccatatgttacaatagggggtactttattcactatatattataaggaactcctcgggggcttataatatccctatatgttacaatagggggtactttatttactatatattataaggaactcctcgggggcttataatatccctatatgttacaatagggggttactttattcactatatattataaggaactcctcggggacttataatatccctatatgttacaatagggggtactttattcactatatattataaggaactcttctgtgacttataatatccctatatgttacaatagggggcactttattcactatatattataaggatctcctcggggacttataatatccctatatgttacaatagggtcactttattcactatatattataaggaactcctcggggacttataatatccctatatgttacaat
The genomic region above belongs to Xenopus tropicalis strain Nigerian chromosome 9, UCB_Xtro_10.0, whole genome shotgun sequence and contains:
- the LOC101733769 gene encoding uncharacterized protein LOC101733769, producing the protein MAGYERPADHVRDYIRRFSLDNCALGSQGYNRVLLQLFGYMGHGKSSLINSCKYVLDDGEYHIYAKASASHKSVTYSRTAYPLTDTITIVDNRGCATFNAYETGEIYAQLGNFIPLNQRVEWTNNYIQMINRLEDSEMDPNFTDFTIPVFVYSVKKGLAEGEKKETKEFIDNCRKMTGVYPIVVLTNKTSGDFLQAEKEFLLMGVEKVIKVENYTREDHGRTQGRHKEILHFLYSVLEDVNFQMRYRKNPRKERIERKKFLLNFLHEREVTQRLEQTSSQDIRN